The sequence ATTCAATCGCGGTGCTGCGTTGCTGCATGTAGTTGGTTTGTTGCGTATCCATGAGTTGCATCTGCAAGTACTGTTCGCTGCCGACGGCGGACGCGTTCGAGGAGGAGCCCATGTCGAGGGCGAGAAAGTCAGACTCTCCAGCTTTCGTCTTACCCTTGGCGTCGTAGCCGTCGGACGACGCGGAATGCTGCAATCCATCGTTGAGCGCTGAAGGCGCTGTACGATGCGCCATGGCTGATCCGGTTCGTGTTGGGTTGTAAAGCGGTGAATCTGTTccggcggtggcggtgggTTTGCCACGCGAACGAAGGACTGCCATCGGCCTCAGGTCAGTTACATGCTCGCACTCTGCACGTCTCTGTTTCGAGATCTAAACACCTACCTGAGTTCTCTCCTGGAACAGCACCTGTTGCCGAGTTGGAAAACATGAACTGTTCACTCCGATCTTTCGACGCCTTCATGTTCTGTGTCCTCACCTCCAAGATGTCCTGGAACGACGTTGTGGCACCTGCCAATTTCGACTGCAACAGCGTGACGACGTTGCCGCGATGCTCTTCAGCACGGTCAGCTGTCCTTCCTGACTTGTTGGCCTTATTGAACGCCTGCAGATCGGCGAGCTGTTTGTTGATGGCAGCAATGTCGTGCTTGATAATGTAGGTCAGCTCAGAGATCTCGACTGGTCGATCGTCAAACAGCGTCTTTCGTCGCGCCACTGTAGAGGCAGATGCATCATGAAGCAGAAAGTCAGATAACCAAACCAGCCAGCTTGGCGCACTATGCGTGTACGCAGCAGATAGACCTACATTGTGCAagacgctgcagcttgGTAGTGGTCGAAGCGATGTCTTTGCCGATGGCctgtgctcgacgagcgaaCTCTCCCTTGCGTGGTGATGCGCCCGGCGCATTCTGGTTCAACAgcttttgctttgctgGCTGTGCGGATCTCGATGCGATGGATTCGACAAGCCCTTGAAATTCCGAGGTCCGGTCTTTGACCGAATGGCCATAGTAAGATGTTGGTGTATATGACATTCTGTTGCAGGGAACGCTCCAAGGTCAGAGAGCCGACCGGGTGTTTGGATGCGATCGAATGTTGTCCTAAGATCGAAACGGGTGGTAGTTGATGCGATATCAAGGTCAGCGCAGGATCGAGTGACGACCTGATCACGATGCTCTTGATGATGAATGACAGTCGTGGCGGTAGAGGCGAGAGCACCAACAATTGGCTGCCCCGCGTCATCGCCCACGTCGACGTTACCACTCGACTTCCGATTTCCGCGTTGTGTCTTTTTTGGCTCTGAAACGTCACACAGCGGTACGAGGTGGAGGCATCCTTCCACTTGTCCTCTCCAGCTGATCGCTCTTGCAAATCACTCAGCATGCATCCAGCGCCTCCCACGGCATCTGGCTCGGACGACCCTCGAGTCTACCTTGATCGGCTCTCTGGCAATTGGAGGTACGAAGATGATCAAGGCGACGAATGGGAGTGGCAGCCGTTGGTGCAACATTCGCGACTGGCTGTCGATCTGGGCGAGACCGAAGAGGATGGACCTAgcgcatccagctcgagcttgaaaGCTACGCAGACTGTGTCTCGGAGCGGACATTGGGTCAAAGCCCTGGACGATGATCTCATCCGtgcacagcaagcagccTACTCGGTTGAAGGCGTGGACGAATCACAACCGGCACAAGCGGTGCTTCGGCGTGGCAAGAAACGTGCCGCGTCGCCGCCTTGTTCGCACAACACAGCCTCCAAGCGCTCAGCTACAAACCACACCAGCGgctcatcaccaaccaAGCTCCCGCCGTCCAGGAAGCCAAAACCAATCACATCGCTTTACGTCACAGGCCTACCACTCGACGCTACGTCGGACGAAATAGCACGTGTCTTTCAACGCTACGGTGTACTTTTGGAAGACGATCAAGGTCGACCTCGTGTCAAGATGTACTACGACGACAAGACGCGCATGTTCAAAGGTGAAGCATTGGTGGTGTACTTCAAGCCGGAGAGTGTGGATCTGGCGATCAGCATGTTGGACGAGACAAGCTTGAGAGGTGCTATTGGGTCGTCCAGTGGGGGACAGGTGATGAGGGTTCAGCGTGCGGAATTCCACAATGCTCAAGCTGGCGATGCCAAGGCGAGTGGAAAGCAACAAGCTGGTGCAGATGGAGTGAAACCAAACTCCACCGATGCATCTTGCAACAGCCATCGACGAAATTTGACGGAACAAGATCGCAAGAAGATCGCCAAGCGAGTTGCGAGATTGGAAACCAAGCTTTCGGATTGGCGAGATGActcgtcctcatcgagcgtctcggATAGCGAGACGATGCATACTGGCAGCGCCACTGCCCGCACTGGTGGTGCTCGCACAGTGGTGCTCACCAAGATGTTTACCTTGTTCGAACTCGAGTCAGAcccaacgctgctgctcgacctgAAAGAGGACGTTCGTGAAGAATGCAATTCCAGCATCGGCGGTGTCACCAATGTCGTGCTCTGGGATGCCGAACCCGAGGGTATAATTACGGTCAAATTCTCTACGCCAGATCAAGCCAACGCTTGCGTACGCATGATGAATGGCCGATTCTTCGCTCAACGACGCATCGACGCCTATATCCTCCGCAGCAAACCCAGATTCCGCAAAACCACCACCGAACAAGACCCCGACACCGATCATGACACCATCCCCGCTACCGCTACAGCTGCAAACAGCAAGAGCGAAGCCATCAGAAAAGACGCTTTCGGCACTTGGTTACAAGACGCTTCTTAACCGTGTACACGCTTCAAGCCGAacgaatctcgaatctgcAAAAACCATGAATGCTTCCTTGAGATGACATCGTGAGTAGCGATCTGACAAGAGGCTtgcgcaatcgtgaatgaaacTTGTGTAACTGTGCGAAATGAGGTGCAAGAGAGATGTACTTCATGTATGGAATCTTGATGTATGACAAGGTCCGTGTCGAGAACAAGAAAAAGGTGTATGAAAAGAGCGATTGGCGAGAAAGAAACTCAGCGAGGGTGCATGACTTCGTCGGCGTCTAACGACTCCAAAGCGGCTACGTCGTCATCCATAGGagcatcgtcgttgacGCCCATCCGGCTCATGCCTAGACTGGCTccagcca comes from Mycosarcoma maydis chromosome 1, whole genome shotgun sequence and encodes:
- a CDS encoding putative syntaxin, vesicular transport protein, giving the protein MSYTPTSYYGHSVKDRTSEFQGLVESIASRSAQPAKQKLLNQNAPGASPRKGEFARRAQAIGKDIASTTTKLQRLAQLARRKTLFDDRPVEISELTYIIKHDIAAINKQLADLQAFNKANKSGRTADRAEEHRGNVVTLLQSKLAGATTSFQDILEVRTQNMKASKDRSEQFMFSNSATGAVPGENSVLRSRGKPTATAGTDSPLYNPTRTGSAMAHRTAPSALNDGLQHSASSDGYDAKGKTKAGESDFLALDMGSSSNASAVGSEQYLQMQLMDTQQTNYMQQRSTAIESIESTISELGQIFSQLAHMVAEQRETVQRIDDNVMDVVDNVGGAQRELLKYYASVSSNRWLMLKIFGVLIVFFLLFILVS
- a CDS encoding U2 snRNP complex subunit CUS2 (related to Splicing factor U2AF-associated protein 2), whose protein sequence is MHPAPPTASGSDDPRVYLDRLSGNWRYEDDQGDEWEWQPLVQHSRLAVDLGETEEDGPSASSSSLKATQTVSRSGHWVKALDDDLIRAQQAAYSVEGVDESQPAQAVLRRGKKRAASPPCSHNTASKRSATNHTSGSSPTKLPPSRKPKPITSLYVTGLPLDATSDEIARVFQRYGVLLEDDQGRPRVKMYYDDKTRMFKGEALVVYFKPESVDLAISMLDETSLRGAIGSSSGGQVMRVQRAEFHNAQAGDAKASGKQQAGADGVKPNSTDASCNSHRRNLTEQDRKKIAKRVARLETKLSDWRDDSSSSSVSDSETMHTGSATARTGGARTVVLTKMFTLFELESDPTLLLDLKEDVREECNSSIGGVTNVVLWDAEPEGIITVKFSTPDQANACVRMMNGRFFAQRRIDAYILRSKPRFRKTTTEQDPDTDHDTIPATATAANSKSEAIRKDAFGTWLQDAS